The Microbacterium sp. SORGH_AS_0862 genome has a segment encoding these proteins:
- the fdhD gene encoding formate dehydrogenase accessory sulfurtransferase FdhD — protein MGRLTDRTPVTRIAFTDEGVSTRRRADTVVVEEPLEVRVGGEPLVVTMRTPGHDLELAAGFLTGEGVIASGSDVRSAIHCGGPGSTPVGAPQSENTYNVLDMALAPGREVPAKDAARNFYTTSSCGVCGAASIEQITKVSRFELAADESRAPARWLASLPDALRSGQALFEKTGGLHAAALFDIATGELLVLREDVGRHNAVDKVIGWALLADRLPLTGTVLQVSGRASFELVQKAIMAGIPMLAAVSAPSSLAVELASSTHLTLVGFSRGTSLNVYAHPERVAVEE, from the coding sequence ATGGGACGACTCACCGATCGCACGCCGGTCACGCGTATCGCCTTCACCGACGAGGGCGTCTCGACGCGCCGTCGCGCGGACACGGTCGTCGTGGAGGAGCCGCTGGAGGTGCGCGTGGGCGGGGAGCCGCTCGTCGTGACCATGCGTACCCCGGGTCACGATCTGGAGCTGGCCGCCGGCTTCCTGACGGGGGAGGGCGTCATCGCCTCGGGCTCCGATGTCCGCAGCGCGATCCACTGCGGGGGGCCGGGAAGCACCCCCGTCGGTGCACCCCAGAGCGAGAACACCTACAACGTGCTCGACATGGCCCTCGCGCCCGGCCGCGAGGTCCCGGCCAAGGACGCGGCCCGCAACTTCTACACGACGAGTTCCTGCGGTGTCTGTGGAGCCGCATCCATCGAGCAGATCACCAAGGTGTCGCGTTTCGAGCTGGCCGCCGACGAAAGCCGCGCCCCCGCGCGGTGGCTCGCATCGCTCCCCGACGCATTGCGCAGCGGTCAGGCGCTGTTCGAGAAGACCGGCGGACTTCACGCGGCGGCGCTCTTCGACATCGCGACGGGCGAGCTGCTCGTCCTGCGTGAGGATGTCGGGCGCCACAACGCGGTCGACAAGGTGATCGGCTGGGCTCTGCTCGCCGACCGCCTTCCGCTGACAGGCACGGTGCTGCAGGTGTCGGGGCGTGCCAGCTTCGAGCTCGTGCAGAAGGCGATCATGGCGGGCATCCCCATGCTGGCCGCGGTCTCGGCGCCCTCCTCGCTCGCTGTGGAGCTGGCGTCGTCGACGCATCTCACGCTCGTGGGGTTCTCACGCGGGACGTCGCTGAACGTCTACGCGCACCCCGAGCGGGTCGCCGTCGAGGAGTGA
- a CDS encoding L-serine ammonia-lyase, which produces MSAYVSAFELFSIGVGPSSSHTVGPMRAAGVFARRLADAGLLERVHRVRCELFGSLGATGIGHGTPDAVVAGLAGHRPDTVDPDLVRGAWSAIGDDATLVLDGIHPIRFQKTDIVLSPRVRRPEHPNALTLTAWDAAGEPVASETYFSVGGGFIRRDGEAADTPAAVPHPYASAAQLLALCAETGLSIAEIARRNEEAWRSEDEVRSGLDAIWDAMSACIAAGLAHDGVLPGQLGVKRRAGSLRAQLEGAQAIGHRELPGEWLGAFALAVNEENAAGGRVVTAPTNGAAGILPAVAMYWWRFLADAGVGLDRAIADDERPRGIRRFLLTATALGSLFKANASISGAEGGCQAEVGSACAMAAGGLTAVMGGTPAQIENAAEIAMEHHLGLTCDPVGGLVQIPCIERNAIAAATAVTAARLALRGDGSHYVSLDTVVETMRQTGIDMSTKYKETSEGGLAVNVIEC; this is translated from the coding sequence GTGAGCGCATACGTCTCGGCGTTCGAGTTGTTCTCCATCGGCGTCGGACCCTCGAGCTCCCACACCGTCGGGCCGATGCGCGCCGCCGGAGTCTTCGCCCGCCGACTCGCGGATGCGGGACTGCTCGAGCGTGTGCATCGCGTGCGGTGCGAGCTGTTCGGCTCCCTGGGCGCGACGGGCATCGGACACGGCACCCCCGATGCGGTCGTCGCGGGGCTGGCGGGCCACCGCCCCGACACGGTGGATCCGGACCTCGTGCGCGGCGCCTGGTCCGCGATCGGTGACGACGCGACGCTCGTGCTCGACGGCATCCATCCGATCCGCTTCCAGAAGACCGACATCGTGCTCTCGCCCCGCGTCCGTCGTCCGGAGCACCCCAACGCCCTCACGCTGACGGCCTGGGACGCGGCGGGGGAGCCGGTTGCGAGTGAGACCTACTTCTCGGTCGGCGGCGGGTTCATCCGCCGCGACGGCGAGGCGGCAGACACCCCTGCGGCGGTGCCTCACCCGTACGCCAGCGCCGCCCAGTTGCTGGCGCTCTGCGCCGAGACCGGCCTCTCCATCGCGGAGATCGCCCGCCGCAACGAGGAGGCCTGGCGCAGCGAGGACGAGGTGCGCAGCGGACTCGACGCGATCTGGGACGCGATGAGCGCCTGCATCGCGGCCGGGCTCGCCCACGACGGTGTGCTTCCCGGTCAGCTCGGCGTGAAGCGTCGCGCAGGTTCGCTGCGCGCGCAGCTCGAGGGCGCCCAGGCGATCGGCCACCGTGAGCTTCCCGGCGAGTGGCTCGGAGCCTTCGCGCTCGCCGTCAACGAGGAGAACGCCGCGGGCGGTCGGGTGGTCACGGCCCCCACGAACGGGGCCGCCGGCATCCTTCCCGCCGTCGCCATGTACTGGTGGCGGTTCCTCGCGGATGCGGGCGTCGGCCTCGACCGGGCGATCGCCGACGACGAGCGCCCCCGCGGTATCCGACGGTTCCTGCTGACGGCCACCGCGCTCGGGTCCTTGTTCAAAGCGAACGCCTCGATCTCGGGAGCCGAGGGCGGATGCCAGGCGGAGGTCGGCTCGGCCTGCGCGATGGCGGCGGGCGGTCTCACGGCCGTCATGGGCGGCACCCCTGCGCAGATCGAGAACGCGGCCGAGATCGCGATGGAACACCATCTGGGTCTCACCTGCGATCCCGTCGGCGGGCTCGTGCAGATCCCGTGCATCGAACGCAACGCGATCGCCGCCGCCACGGCGGTCACCGCCGCCCGGCTCGCGCTGCGCGGCGACGGCTCGCACTACGTCTCGCTCGACACGGTCGTCGAGACGATGCGTCAGACGGGCATCGACATGTCGACGAAGTACAAGGAGACGAGCGAGGGCGGTCTCGCCGTCAACGTCATCGAGTGCTGA
- a CDS encoding MarR family winged helix-turn-helix transcriptional regulator codes for MSDRRLAIDAWESLFRAQHEIFAEVGADFEQSGLQQGEYDVLLTVTRAPDMSARLRDVTRNMLISQPSVSRLVDRMVARGLLSKCTDPDDGRGAIVRATDTGARLFRSIAAVHSRSIAEHMSTLDDDELRTLLDLTQKLRPRRD; via the coding sequence ATGAGCGACCGCCGTCTGGCCATCGATGCCTGGGAGAGCCTGTTCCGGGCCCAGCACGAGATCTTCGCGGAGGTGGGTGCCGACTTCGAGCAGAGCGGCCTGCAGCAGGGCGAGTACGACGTGCTCCTGACCGTCACCCGCGCGCCCGACATGTCGGCGCGGCTGCGCGACGTGACGCGCAACATGCTCATCAGCCAGCCCAGCGTCTCGCGTCTGGTCGATCGGATGGTCGCACGCGGGCTGCTGTCCAAGTGCACGGACCCGGACGACGGCCGCGGCGCCATCGTCCGGGCGACCGACACGGGTGCGCGCCTGTTCCGCTCCATCGCGGCCGTGCACAGCCGATCGATCGCCGAGCACATGTCGACCCTCGACGACGACGAGCTGCGCACCCTGCTGGATCTCACGCAGAAGCTCCGCCCCCGCCGGGACTGA
- a CDS encoding DUF2207 domain-containing protein, whose protein sequence is MIAGAITRVIAAASALALALAVTGFAVAPQAPASPEPAMVVPAGVDDFTFRSLDVDYTLTRADDGTSRLHVVERFVAEFPETDQNHGMRRTIPDTYNGQPLRPELVSVTDETGAPRDAEVDSDDGTWSVTSRADGFVHGAQTYVFTYDLSNVAWYFPKTGTEEFYWDVNGVDWGQAFGSVSATLHVDPALAASLTGAAACYVGAQGDTTTCPITLDTDAAAASVSVANVASRQTVTLSVGFEPGTFVMFDGSYFASGWGWAQSGSFLALLGAFAWAIVVRRRVLRDSPGRGVVIAEYEPPAAVTPLTAAVLLSKPSKAAPAALLELAVRGAIRIEEVPGGSRARPKLRAVLVDPSRARQDGAEFIEGLFGENAQPGAEYAFGGRNTALAQAADDMRSWAGAELVERGIYRTVRRGIRPPVVWALAAAGVATVVTGALALSAQVYPAVPLTVLIVAVVVGLVGLLLLSHRPLSPQGAETREQLAGLQLFISWAEADRIRMLQSPQTAERRPVDATDAAAVLAIYEPLLPYAVVFGLEKQWAAQLAVYYESTGAPLWYAGATAFNVSAFTSGVSSLSAAAVSSSSSSGGSTGGGSAGGGGGGGGGGGV, encoded by the coding sequence ATGATCGCCGGGGCAATCACGCGCGTCATCGCCGCCGCATCCGCTCTCGCTCTCGCTCTCGCAGTGACGGGTTTCGCCGTCGCGCCGCAGGCGCCCGCGTCCCCGGAGCCCGCGATGGTCGTCCCGGCAGGAGTCGACGACTTCACGTTCCGCAGCCTCGACGTCGACTACACACTGACCCGTGCGGACGACGGCACCTCCCGGCTGCACGTCGTCGAGCGTTTCGTCGCCGAGTTCCCCGAGACCGATCAGAACCACGGCATGCGCCGCACCATCCCCGACACCTACAACGGTCAGCCGCTGCGGCCCGAGCTCGTCTCCGTCACCGACGAGACCGGCGCGCCGCGAGATGCCGAGGTCGACAGCGACGACGGGACGTGGAGCGTGACGTCGCGCGCGGACGGGTTCGTGCACGGCGCACAGACCTACGTCTTCACCTACGACCTGAGCAACGTCGCCTGGTACTTCCCGAAGACGGGAACCGAGGAGTTCTACTGGGACGTGAACGGCGTCGACTGGGGGCAGGCTTTCGGCTCCGTCTCCGCGACGCTTCACGTCGATCCCGCGCTCGCTGCCTCCCTCACCGGCGCGGCCGCCTGCTACGTGGGTGCGCAAGGGGACACGACGACCTGCCCGATCACTCTCGACACGGATGCGGCCGCCGCATCCGTGTCGGTGGCGAACGTCGCCTCGCGCCAGACCGTCACGCTGTCGGTGGGGTTCGAGCCGGGCACCTTCGTGATGTTCGACGGCAGCTACTTCGCCTCCGGCTGGGGTTGGGCCCAGAGCGGATCGTTCCTGGCTCTCCTGGGTGCGTTCGCGTGGGCCATCGTCGTCCGGCGGCGAGTGCTGCGCGACTCTCCCGGCCGCGGCGTCGTCATCGCTGAGTACGAGCCTCCCGCAGCCGTCACGCCCCTGACGGCTGCAGTGTTGTTGTCGAAGCCCTCGAAGGCCGCGCCCGCAGCGCTGCTGGAGCTCGCCGTGCGGGGCGCGATCCGGATCGAAGAGGTGCCGGGCGGATCCCGGGCGCGGCCGAAGCTGCGGGCCGTGCTGGTGGACCCGTCTCGCGCCCGCCAGGACGGCGCGGAGTTCATCGAGGGGCTGTTCGGCGAGAACGCTCAGCCCGGGGCCGAGTACGCGTTCGGCGGCCGCAACACGGCGCTCGCTCAGGCCGCGGACGACATGCGCAGCTGGGCCGGTGCGGAACTGGTCGAGCGCGGCATCTACCGGACGGTGCGACGCGGGATTCGTCCTCCGGTCGTCTGGGCGTTGGCCGCCGCGGGGGTGGCGACCGTCGTCACGGGAGCGTTGGCCTTGTCCGCACAGGTGTATCCCGCCGTGCCCCTCACCGTGCTCATCGTCGCCGTGGTGGTCGGGCTTGTCGGGTTGCTGCTGCTCTCCCACCGTCCGCTGAGCCCTCAGGGTGCCGAGACCCGGGAACAGCTCGCGGGGCTCCAGCTCTTCATCAGCTGGGCGGAGGCCGACCGCATCCGCATGCTGCAGTCTCCCCAGACGGCCGAGCGGCGTCCGGTCGACGCGACGGATGCGGCGGCCGTCCTCGCGATCTACGAACCGCTGCTGCCCTACGCGGTGGTGTTCGGCCTCGAGAAGCAGTGGGCCGCTCAGCTGGCCGTCTACTACGAGAGCACCGGCGCGCCCCTCTGGTACGCCGGGGCGACCGCCTTCAACGTGAGCGCCTTCACGAGCGGTGTCAGCTCGCTCTCTGCCGCGGCCGTCTCCAGTTCGAGCAGTTCCGGCGGCTCGACCGGCGGCGGGTCCGCGGGCGGCGGCGGTGGGGGTGGCGGCGGAGGCGGCGTCTGA